In candidate division WOR-3 bacterium, the genomic window ATTGAGAAGACTTCGGAGATACTAAATCTTAAGGGAAATATTGCGGTGGCAGCTCTTACAAAATTCTTTGGAGACGCTACTGGGAGGAATATTGTTGTTTTGGACGATAAGGATGCAAAAACTCTTATTGGAATTTTGCTGGGAAGAGAAATCTCTGATTATTCTGAGATTGATGAAATGGGGATTTCTTCAATAAAAGAAGTCGCCAATATTCTTTGTAGTTCTTATCTTAGCGCTATCTCCGAATTCTTAGGACTCCTTTTGCTCCCTTCTGTTCCTGTAATTGTATGGGACGATTTTAAAGCTATAATCTCAAGCGCTTATCTTGAATTCACTTTAGGAGAAGAATTTGTTTTCTGTGTAAAGAGTATCTTTTTCTTTAAGGATACAGAAACCCAGTTTGAAGCTTATCTTTTGCTCATTCCGGATTCTGAGAGTTTGAGTAATATTTTAAAGGCAATGAACTTATTATAAAAATGGAAATTTCGGAACAAGAAAAAAAGCTTTTAAAACTATTCTCGAAGAAAATTGGACCTGCGGATTCGGGTTCTCATAATAATCTTGCTGTTGTTTATTATAATAAAGGGCTTATAAAGGAAGCTGTTGAAGAATTGAAAAAAGCTCTTTCAATAGATCCTCACTTTACTTTGGCAAAGAATAACCTTGATTACATTTACAGAACCACAGGTTACTATGATGAGCAAATCGAACAATTAAAAAAGAAACTTGAGGAAAATCCAGATGACTATACCTCGAGACTTGAATTGGCAAGAGCATACAAAAGTATAGGTAATTATTATGAAGCTATTGATCAATATGGTAAATATTTAAGGCACAAACCTGCAGATGTTGAAGCACTTCTTGAAATGGGAATAAGTTGTAAGGCAAGTGGTTTTTACGAACCAGCGATTGAACAATTTAAAAAAATTTTAAGAATAGATAAGGGAAATGCTGCTGCGCATAAACATTTAGGCGAAGTATATTATAATTTGGGTATGTTCTCGGGAGCAATAGAAGAGCTTAAAAAGGCAATTCAGATTAATCCCAACGATGCAGAAGCTTATTACTTACTCTCTTTTACTTATGGAGAAGAAGGAAAATTTGACGAAGCCACAAAAGCTGCTAAGAAAGCAATCAAGTTGAATCCATATCTTGCTAAAACAGAAGCAAATTTGAGCCTTGGTCTTTATAAAAGGAAAGGTTACGAAGATTTCCTATCTGTGCCAAAGGAAAAAATTGAAACGAAACCTTCCTTTGGATACTATGCTATGGGGCTTGCTTATAAAAATAAAGGTCTGTTTAAAGAAGCTCTTCAAGAACTTAAAAAAGCTGTAGAAGTAGATCCGGGAAATTTTCTCGCAAAAGAGCAGATAGGAGAAGTATATCTATTTATGGGAGATAATGAAGAGGCAATAAAGTACTACCTTGAGGTCCTAAAACAAGAGCCTGATATGCCAAAGCTCGCCAATAATATTGGGATTGCTTACCATAGACTTGGAAGGCTTGAAGAAGCTATTTCTTGGTATAAAAGAGCAATTTCAAAGGATCTTAATTATGCAGTTTCGTGGAACAATCTTGGAGTTGCATATTATCACTCAGGGGCTCCAAAGGAGGCTTTTAATTGCTTAAAAAGAGCAAGAGAAATAAATCCTGAATACCCTGATCCTTATTTGAATATAGGCCTTATTTATATGACAAGAGGGAATTACGAAACTGCAGAAAGATTTTTTAAAAAAGTTATTGAGATGAAAGGTGAAAATCCTCTTGCTTTTAATTATCTTGGTTCTGTTTATCTAACTTTGGAAAGATTTGAAGATGCAATATATTTCTTCAAAATGGCAATAGAAAGAGACAGCGAATTCGCAGAAGCCCTTTATAATCTTGGTTTTGCTCTTTCCAGAATAGGGAAATATGACGAAGCCTTAGAAGTAACAAAGAAGGCTATGGAAATAGATCCTTATTACTCAAGCAATAGATTTAAATTAGGGGTGGATATTTACTCTGAGCAGCTTGGGATTCTTGTGGCGAGAGAATTAACAAAGGATATGGAAATTGGAAGAGTGGCAAAAGAAACTCCTGAGGAATTTTTCGAAGAACTTTTTGAAGCTCCCAAAGAAGTAGAGATCAAAAAAACAGAGAAAATCGAAGAGAAAATTCAGGAAGCTCACAATTTATTTAATGAAAACAAATTGGATAAAGCTTTAGAGTTGCTAAATAGCATAAGAAATTTGGATCCAATGAATGAGAGTGTATTACTCCTTTTGGGTAAAATATATGATAAGAAAGGTCTTTTTGGAGAGGCAAAGGATGTTTTAAAGCTCTTGGCCTTGAAGAATTTTGAGGCTTCAAAACTTTTAGTAAAAGTTTACCAAAAAAATGGAGAATGGGAAGAGGCTTTAAATCTCGCTAAAGAATTAAATAAAAAATATCCCAAAGACTCTTTTCCTTATATTGCAGTTGCTCAATCTTTAAGGAGAAAGAAAAAGTATAAAGAAGCAATTGAGTTTATAAAAGGATTTTCTAATTGGGAGAAAGACCCAGAAATTCTTCTTGAGCTTGCCTCTTTATATGAAAAGTTAGGAAAGAGAAAAACAGCTTTAAATTTGATAAAAAATAGTATTTCAATTTCTCCTTCTGCAGAGGGATATTATAAACTTTCTATGATTAGAATTAAAAGGGGGGATTTCAAGAAGGCCTTGGACTCTTTAATCGAAGCAAAGAAGTTAGCTCCTAAAGAGAAAAGGATTTTAAAATGGCTTGTTAAGCTTTATCTCATTACAAAAGATTACGAAGCGGTTATAAATAGTGCAAAAGAAGTGAAAGAGATTATAAAAGGGGATAGTGATTTAGCTTTATGGGAAGGGAAAGCTTATTATTATAAAGGAGACCTTGAGGCAGCTACGAAAAGTTTAAGGCAAGCTATAAACTTTAACGAAAAGAATTTTGAGGCTTATCATTTACTTGCTTCTATATACTTTAGAGAAGGGAAGTATATAGAAGCGGAAAAACTATGGTCTAACATAATAGAAAAAGGAGAAGATAAAGAGATTACTGGAAAGGCAAGAGAAGCGATAGAAAGCTTATTCCGTCTTAGAAAAATTACAGGAGAAATGTAATGCCTATTGAAGGACAGATAAAAGAACTTGGCCTTTTTGAACTTTTACAATTGATTTCTTTGGCAGAAAAAAAGGGGATATTGACCATTACAACAGAAGAAACTGTTAAGCCATATCTTCTTTACTTTGAAAAAGGAAACCTTGTTTCAATTGAAATCTCCCAGAGATTAAAAAAAGAGATGATAAAAAGAGGATTTTTGAATGAAGAAGAAGTAATTAAAATAGAGGATGAAGAGTTCGTGAAATATTTAATTGAAAAGGAAGTGCTCCCCTTAAGCACTTTTAGAAGTATTTATATTCAGGCTGCAACTGATGTTCTTTATTCTTTATTCTTACTCAAAAATGGCCATTTTGTTTTTGAAGATGTAGATTTTGAAATTCCAGAATATCTTGTCTTAAATATGAAGATTGAAAATATAATAATGGAAGCTGCAAGAAGAATAGACGAAATATCTAAAATGGAGGAGATTTTACCAAATACTGATATCGTCCTTGAGGTCTCGATGGATTTAGTAGAGAAGAAACAAGTAGACCTATCTCCTATGGATTGGAAATTGCTTTCTCTCATAAATGGGAATCTTACTATAAGCGACCTTATAAATAAGGTAGGGGACAAATTCGCTGTTATGAAGTCTTTATACGGAATGGTTATGGCAGGAATAATAACAGAAAAAAAAATCCCTATAAATGAGATGGTGAAAGAAATAGAACCATCTAAAGATAAATTCTTAGAGAAGATGAATTTTATAAGAAGGTTATGGAATAAAGGAGAATACGATGAGGGTGTAAAAGAACTAATTAATCTTAAAGAGATTTATCCTGAAAATCCATTGATTTCCTACAATTTGGGTTATTTCTACTTGGCGAAAGGTAATTACAAAGAGGCTATTTCCGAATGGAATTCTTTCTTGGTTTTATCTTCTGAGGAGAAGAGAAAAGAAGAAATTAGAGAACTCCTTGATTTAATAGAAAAAATTAATAAAAATATTATAAATTGGGAGGTTTTAATTGAATAAAGAAGGGCTTCGTCCCGACCTTAATTCTTTGGATGTTCTTATCTCTTTGGCTGATCTTTATGTGGAAAATGGCCTTTTAGAAGAAGCTAAAGATTTATTGAAAACTGCCATTGAGGAAAATAATGAAGCAATTAAGCCTTACATAAGTTTGAGCAAAATTTATATAAGCCAAGGCAAAAAAAAGGAAGCAATTGAAATTTTAAAAAGAGCTTTCAAAATAGATTCAGAAAATAAAGAAATTAAAGAGCTTCTCAATTCATTAAAAGAAGAGACCATAAAAGAGGTAAAAGAAGCGAAAAAGGAAAAGGCTCCAAAACCAAAAATTGGCGGGGAATCCCTTACGGAAATCTTGGATAAATTGACAAAAATAAAAGGAATTATAGGAGTTTTAGTTGTAGATGATATTGGAGCATTGATAGAAGGGAAAGTGGAATTGCCAATAGATAAAGAATCTGCAGGAGCAATAATTTCTTCTATATTTGATAAAATACAGTATTCGGCTTTTGATCTTAAAATTGGGGAGGTTAGTAAAGTCCTTCTTGAACTGCCGGGCGGGAATATTATGGTTTTTGGATCAAAGAACTTGAGATTTATCATTATGACGAACAAAAATGTTTTGCTTGGAGAACTTGAGAATATATTAATAGAGGCTTTTGATAAGACACTTAGATTTTTAGGGGTTGAATGATGAAAGAAACGCTGAAAAAAATTGCTACAATAGAAGGTGTTTTTTCTTGTTTCTTGGTAGATAAAGAA contains:
- a CDS encoding chemotaxis protein CheC — encoded protein: MKIQDLKELQLDGIKEAANIGGGHAATALSQMLNKEVEVKVPEIEIFPIEKTSEILNLKGNIAVAALTKFFGDATGRNIVVLDDKDAKTLIGILLGREISDYSEIDEMGISSIKEVANILCSSYLSAISEFLGLLLLPSVPVIVWDDFKAIISSAYLEFTLGEEFVFCVKSIFFFKDTETQFEAYLLLIPDSESLSNILKAMNLL
- a CDS encoding tetratricopeptide repeat protein, with product MEISEQEKKLLKLFSKKIGPADSGSHNNLAVVYYNKGLIKEAVEELKKALSIDPHFTLAKNNLDYIYRTTGYYDEQIEQLKKKLEENPDDYTSRLELARAYKSIGNYYEAIDQYGKYLRHKPADVEALLEMGISCKASGFYEPAIEQFKKILRIDKGNAAAHKHLGEVYYNLGMFSGAIEELKKAIQINPNDAEAYYLLSFTYGEEGKFDEATKAAKKAIKLNPYLAKTEANLSLGLYKRKGYEDFLSVPKEKIETKPSFGYYAMGLAYKNKGLFKEALQELKKAVEVDPGNFLAKEQIGEVYLFMGDNEEAIKYYLEVLKQEPDMPKLANNIGIAYHRLGRLEEAISWYKRAISKDLNYAVSWNNLGVAYYHSGAPKEAFNCLKRAREINPEYPDPYLNIGLIYMTRGNYETAERFFKKVIEMKGENPLAFNYLGSVYLTLERFEDAIYFFKMAIERDSEFAEALYNLGFALSRIGKYDEALEVTKKAMEIDPYYSSNRFKLGVDIYSEQLGILVARELTKDMEIGRVAKETPEEFFEELFEAPKEVEIKKTEKIEEKIQEAHNLFNENKLDKALELLNSIRNLDPMNESVLLLLGKIYDKKGLFGEAKDVLKLLALKNFEASKLLVKVYQKNGEWEEALNLAKELNKKYPKDSFPYIAVAQSLRRKKKYKEAIEFIKGFSNWEKDPEILLELASLYEKLGKRKTALNLIKNSISISPSAEGYYKLSMIRIKRGDFKKALDSLIEAKKLAPKEKRILKWLVKLYLITKDYEAVINSAKEVKEIIKGDSDLALWEGKAYYYKGDLEAATKSLRQAINFNEKNFEAYHLLASIYFREGKYIEAEKLWSNIIEKGEDKEITGKAREAIESLFRLRKITGEM
- a CDS encoding tetratricopeptide repeat protein, which encodes MNKEGLRPDLNSLDVLISLADLYVENGLLEEAKDLLKTAIEENNEAIKPYISLSKIYISQGKKKEAIEILKRAFKIDSENKEIKELLNSLKEETIKEVKEAKKEKAPKPKIGGESLTEILDKLTKIKGIIGVLVVDDIGALIEGKVELPIDKESAGAIISSIFDKIQYSAFDLKIGEVSKVLLELPGGNIMVFGSKNLRFIIMTNKNVLLGELENILIEAFDKTLRFLGVE
- a CDS encoding DUF4388 domain-containing protein; the encoded protein is MPIEGQIKELGLFELLQLISLAEKKGILTITTEETVKPYLLYFEKGNLVSIEISQRLKKEMIKRGFLNEEEVIKIEDEEFVKYLIEKEVLPLSTFRSIYIQAATDVLYSLFLLKNGHFVFEDVDFEIPEYLVLNMKIENIIMEAARRIDEISKMEEILPNTDIVLEVSMDLVEKKQVDLSPMDWKLLSLINGNLTISDLINKVGDKFAVMKSLYGMVMAGIITEKKIPINEMVKEIEPSKDKFLEKMNFIRRLWNKGEYDEGVKELINLKEIYPENPLISYNLGYFYLAKGNYKEAISEWNSFLVLSSEEKRKEEIRELLDLIEKINKNIINWEVLIE